One window from the genome of Desulfobacterales bacterium encodes:
- a CDS encoding cold-shock protein, which translates to MANGIVKWFNSSKGYGFIEQEDGPDVFVHYSGINSSGFKSLNEGDQVTFDIEEGQKGPAAVNVTVV; encoded by the coding sequence ATGGCCAATGGAATTGTAAAATGGTTTAATAGCAGTAAAGGCTATGGCTTCATTGAGCAGGAAGACGGACCGGATGTATTCGTCCATTATTCGGGCATCAACTCGTCCGGGTTCAAATCTCTGAATGAAGGCGACCAGGTGACGTTTGATATCGAGGAAGGCCAAAAAGGGCCGGCGGCGGTAAATGTCACTGTAGTTTAA
- a CDS encoding BMP family protein, which translates to MKKGLWIAMMVVLAVLFAFSASQAKTFKIAAIFQTAIEEPWDGVIHQACLQVKKEMGNIEYEFTEKIAAADFEKVLREYAERGFDLIVGDAFLAGEEPARRVAKDYPNIAFAFGSEFGPVAPNFSVFDNWIHEPSYLCGVIAGRLTKSNTLGVVAAIPIGEVNRLVNAFKAGALSVNPKVKVKISYIGGWFDPPKAKEAAIAQIEAGADLIFAERFGVFEAAKEKGVLAFGNMSDQNALAPSVVITGPVWNMYPTIKFCIEMVQKKAWVSMDLGEWSMMAKGGASLAPFHSFEKTLPAGVVKEVRDLEQKILNGTFRVPVDEQKPVSD; encoded by the coding sequence ATGAAAAAAGGATTATGGATTGCAATGATGGTGGTCTTAGCGGTTTTATTCGCCTTCAGCGCCAGCCAGGCCAAAACATTTAAAATTGCGGCCATTTTTCAAACCGCTATCGAGGAGCCCTGGGATGGCGTCATTCACCAGGCCTGCCTGCAAGTCAAAAAGGAAATGGGCAACATCGAGTATGAGTTTACTGAAAAAATCGCCGCTGCCGACTTTGAAAAAGTGCTGCGTGAGTATGCGGAGAGAGGGTTTGATCTGATCGTTGGCGATGCGTTTCTGGCAGGTGAAGAACCGGCCCGAAGAGTTGCCAAAGATTATCCGAACATCGCTTTTGCTTTTGGATCGGAATTCGGACCGGTTGCACCGAATTTTTCCGTATTTGATAATTGGATTCATGAGCCTTCCTACCTGTGCGGTGTTATTGCCGGCCGGTTGACCAAAAGCAATACCCTCGGTGTCGTGGCCGCCATTCCCATTGGTGAAGTCAATCGACTGGTCAATGCTTTTAAAGCCGGTGCACTGAGCGTTAATCCCAAAGTGAAAGTCAAAATCTCTTATATCGGTGGCTGGTTTGATCCACCCAAAGCCAAAGAAGCCGCTATTGCCCAAATCGAAGCCGGTGCAGACCTGATATTTGCTGAGCGATTCGGTGTCTTTGAAGCTGCCAAAGAAAAAGGCGTGCTGGCTTTTGGCAACATGTCAGATCAAAATGCATTGGCGCCCAGTGTGGTCATTACCGGCCCGGTGTGGAATATGTACCCCACCATCAAATTTTGCATCGAGATGGTTCAAAAGAAGGCCTGGGTGTCCATGGATTTGGGCGAGTGGTCGATGATGGCCAAAGGCGGTGCCAGTCTAGCGCCGTTTCATTCATTTGAAAAAACCCTGCCCGCCGGTGTGGTCAAAGAAGTCCGGGATCTTGAGCAGAAAATTTTAAACGGCACATTCAGGGTGCCGGTAGATGAGCAGAAGCCCGTTTCGGATTAG
- a CDS encoding ABC transporter ATP-binding protein has protein sequence MGRNDQPVVRMSGVTKRFLDVTANKDVSFDLYSGEICALLGENGAGKTTLMNILFGYYDCDEGEIFIKGDKVNLSAPKDAISRGVGMIHQHFALVPSQTVLENVIVGTPSPKGLFLDLASARQALLELQERFGLQIDPDARVWTLSVGEQQKVEILKALYRDVDILIMDEPTAVLAPAETADLFNTLQSLVKEGRSVVFISHKLNEVMDISDRIVVLRGGEVVAERKTSETSARELANLMVGRELLESIEKTKLAPGDPVLNIKKLNVLNDKKLAAIADLNLTIHQKEILGMAGISGNGQTELSEVLFGMRSPVDGVIQIKDRPLKFGSPAASIQSQMGRIPEDRIDTGLLMDLSVEENLILENHSSAAFQTYGLMKSQKIHHFSDNLIKAYNIKTASRDAITKSLSGGNLQKVMLARELAGEPLLIVASQPTRGLDVGAMEYIHQQLVKERERGAGILLISDDLDEIFALSDRIVVLYEGRIMGEAPGATASREQIGLWMSGVMA, from the coding sequence ATGGGTAGAAATGACCAGCCGGTCGTAAGGATGTCGGGGGTTACGAAACGTTTTTTGGATGTGACCGCCAATAAAGATGTCTCTTTTGATCTGTACTCAGGGGAAATTTGCGCTCTGCTCGGTGAAAATGGAGCAGGTAAGACCACCCTGATGAACATCTTATTCGGCTATTACGACTGTGATGAGGGTGAAATTTTCATCAAAGGTGATAAGGTCAACCTTTCCGCTCCCAAAGATGCAATTTCCCGCGGTGTGGGAATGATTCATCAGCACTTTGCCCTGGTACCCTCTCAAACCGTGCTCGAAAATGTGATTGTGGGCACGCCCTCGCCCAAGGGGTTGTTTCTGGATCTAGCATCCGCCCGGCAAGCGCTGCTTGAGCTCCAAGAGCGTTTTGGCCTTCAGATTGATCCGGATGCCCGTGTCTGGACTCTGTCGGTGGGCGAGCAGCAGAAAGTCGAAATTCTCAAAGCACTTTATCGGGATGTGGATATCCTGATCATGGACGAGCCGACTGCCGTCCTCGCTCCGGCTGAAACCGCAGATCTTTTTAATACCTTGCAGTCGTTGGTTAAAGAAGGCCGATCGGTTGTTTTCATCTCCCATAAGCTCAATGAGGTAATGGACATTTCTGATCGCATCGTCGTTTTGCGCGGCGGCGAGGTGGTGGCTGAACGCAAAACCAGTGAAACCAGTGCCCGTGAATTGGCCAATCTGATGGTCGGCCGGGAGCTTTTAGAGAGCATCGAAAAAACCAAATTGGCGCCCGGTGATCCGGTTCTAAACATAAAAAAGCTCAACGTTTTAAATGATAAAAAACTTGCAGCCATTGCCGATCTGAATTTAACCATCCATCAGAAGGAGATTCTGGGGATGGCTGGAATTTCCGGAAACGGCCAGACCGAGCTTTCAGAAGTGCTTTTCGGGATGCGGTCCCCGGTTGACGGTGTCATTCAAATTAAGGACCGCCCACTTAAATTCGGCAGCCCGGCAGCATCAATTCAATCCCAGATGGGCAGGATACCGGAAGACCGCATCGATACCGGATTGCTGATGGATCTTTCGGTGGAAGAAAATTTGATATTGGAAAACCATTCTTCAGCCGCATTTCAAACCTACGGGCTGATGAAATCCCAAAAAATTCACCATTTCAGCGATAATCTGATCAAGGCCTACAACATCAAAACGGCCAGTCGCGATGCCATCACCAAAAGTCTGTCCGGCGGCAACCTGCAGAAGGTCATGCTAGCCCGTGAGCTGGCTGGAGAACCATTGCTGATTGTTGCTTCTCAGCCCACACGCGGCCTGGATGTGGGCGCCATGGAGTACATCCACCAGCAACTTGTAAAGGAAAGAGAGCGCGGAGCCGGCATCCTTTTAATTTCAGATGATCTGGATGAAATATTTGCGCTCAGTGATCGCATAGTCGTTTTGTACGAAGGCAGAATAATGGGAGAAGCCCCCGGGGCAACAGCTTCTCGCGAACAGATTGGTCTGTGGATGAGCGGGGTAATGGCGTGA
- a CDS encoding ABC transporter permease codes for MRFRIIKRRPLPGWARIVIPIAAIVVTLILAAIPILLAGGHLWKSYYYLFHGALGTRYNLLETFVKASPLLLTGLAVAFAFRAKFWNIGAEGQLLAGALMATVLGVNLGGIPTIMVLPIIIIAGFLAGGLWASIPALLKTKLKVDDVVSTLLLNYVMIHIMGALLFGPLQQPGSSWPRSSAIIEAACYPILMPRSRFHMGIIISFVAMLIIWFINKKTTFGYQAKAVGTNIRAAHFGGINTTKVILWTALISGGLAGLAGVGELCALQYRLIMHISPGYGYSGIVIAMLGNLHPVGVLFSSLFFSVIIVGAQTMSRMTGVPTYIAEVIQGMALMVMLIFLLFTEYKIKVQRK; via the coding sequence ATGCGATTCAGAATCATAAAACGCAGGCCATTGCCGGGCTGGGCCAGAATCGTTATCCCGATTGCAGCTATTGTAGTGACGCTGATTCTGGCGGCCATCCCCATTCTTTTGGCTGGTGGACATCTGTGGAAGTCTTATTATTACCTTTTTCACGGCGCGCTGGGGACCCGCTATAATCTGTTAGAAACTTTTGTAAAAGCCAGCCCGCTTTTATTGACCGGTCTGGCAGTGGCGTTTGCTTTCCGCGCCAAATTCTGGAATATCGGCGCCGAAGGCCAACTGCTGGCCGGTGCCCTGATGGCCACTGTCTTAGGCGTGAATCTGGGCGGCATCCCGACGATAATGGTTTTGCCGATTATCATCATCGCCGGATTTCTGGCCGGCGGCCTGTGGGCCTCGATCCCGGCATTGCTGAAAACAAAACTCAAGGTCGATGATGTGGTCTCCACCCTGTTGTTAAACTATGTCATGATCCACATTATGGGTGCACTGCTTTTTGGCCCCCTCCAACAGCCCGGCTCCAGCTGGCCACGATCATCGGCAATTATTGAGGCCGCCTGCTATCCCATTTTGATGCCGCGCTCGCGCTTTCACATGGGTATCATAATCTCCTTTGTGGCAATGCTGATCATCTGGTTTATCAACAAAAAGACCACCTTCGGATACCAGGCCAAAGCGGTTGGCACCAATATACGCGCCGCGCATTTCGGTGGTATCAATACCACCAAAGTCATCCTGTGGACTGCCCTGATATCAGGCGGACTGGCGGGTCTGGCAGGTGTGGGCGAGCTGTGCGCACTTCAGTATCGGCTGATTATGCATATTTCCCCCGGCTACGGGTATTCGGGTATTGTGATCGCCATGCTGGGCAACCTTCATCCGGTGGGGGTGTTGTTTTCATCGCTTTTTTTCAGTGTGATTATCGTGGGTGCCCAGACCATGAGCCGCATGACCGGCGTCCCCACCTATATTGCCGAGGTCATTCAGGGCATGGCGTTGATGGTGATGCTCATTTTTTTGCTGTTTACGGAATACAAAATAAAGGTGCAGCGCAAATGA
- a CDS encoding ABC transporter permease, with protein sequence MMAELLDLAFISGLIGATMRMATPIIFAALGEILTERAGVLNLGIEGIMLMGAMTGFLFTYTTGSIWFGVFAAACVGMLLGFLMALLSVNLGLSQHVSGLGITLFATGLAMFIYRLYIGSPTVPPVVEPFKQVALPVLSKIPVIGPGLFTQYTLTYIAWLLVPALSILLYKTTIGLKIRTVGENPVVADTVGVNVTLTRTLCLVAGGALMGIGGAFLTLAHQNMFLIDVIGGRGWVAIAMVIFGNWNPLKATIGALIFGFLDGLQLRLQSVGVVLSFHLFLMIPYLLTIIALIGVSRRAAVPAGLLKPYRREEKGG encoded by the coding sequence ATGATGGCTGAATTATTGGATCTTGCTTTTATCTCCGGCCTCATAGGGGCAACCATGCGCATGGCCACCCCGATCATTTTCGCGGCTCTGGGTGAGATCTTAACCGAACGGGCCGGTGTCCTGAATCTGGGAATCGAAGGCATCATGCTAATGGGTGCCATGACCGGATTTTTGTTTACGTATACAACGGGGTCCATATGGTTCGGCGTGTTTGCTGCGGCCTGTGTCGGCATGCTTTTGGGATTTCTGATGGCCTTGCTTTCGGTAAACCTGGGATTAAGCCAGCATGTTTCCGGATTGGGGATCACCCTGTTTGCAACCGGCCTGGCCATGTTCATTTATCGGCTGTATATTGGATCCCCCACTGTGCCGCCGGTAGTTGAACCGTTTAAACAGGTGGCCCTGCCGGTGCTTTCAAAGATTCCCGTGATTGGTCCGGGTCTTTTCACCCAGTATACATTGACATACATCGCCTGGCTGCTGGTCCCGGCCCTGTCGATCCTGCTGTATAAAACGACCATCGGGTTGAAAATCAGAACAGTTGGTGAAAATCCGGTGGTGGCCGACACCGTGGGGGTCAACGTAACGCTAACCCGTACCCTGTGTCTGGTTGCCGGCGGTGCCCTGATGGGCATCGGCGGGGCATTTTTAACGCTTGCACATCAGAACATGTTTCTGATCGATGTCATCGGCGGTCGCGGCTGGGTGGCGATTGCTATGGTTATTTTTGGCAACTGGAACCCCCTCAAAGCCACCATCGGCGCCCTCATTTTCGGCTTTTTAGACGGCCTGCAGCTCAGGCTCCAGAGCGTTGGGGTTGTTCTTTCTTTCCACCTGTTTTTGATGATTCCTTATTTGCTAACGATCATTGCGCTGATCGGCGTGTCCAGACGGGCTGCGGTACCGGCAGGCCTGTTAAAGCCCTATCGCCGCGAGGAAAAAGGGGGGTAA
- a CDS encoding cold-shock protein, with protein MANGVVKWFNDRKGYGFIEQEDGPDVFVHHTGIDAAGFRSLNEGDQVTFEIEEGPKGAHAVNVKVV; from the coding sequence GTGGCAAATGGTGTTGTAAAATGGTTTAATGACCGCAAAGGTTATGGCTTCATCGAGCAGGAAGATGGTCCGGATGTATTTGTCCATCACACCGGAATCGATGCAGCAGGATTCAGGTCTCTCAACGAAGGTGACCAGGTTACTTTTGAAATAGAGGAGGGACCCAAGGGTGCACATGCTGTCAATGTTAAAGTAGTTTAG